A genomic segment from Rubrobacter naiadicus encodes:
- a CDS encoding pseudouridine-5'-phosphate glycosidase, with product MKARIEASPEVEEALREGRPVVALESTLISHGLPRPDNLRVARELEEIVRDEGAVPATVGVVDGVPRVGLGADEIELLATAEEVAKLSARDLPIAATKGIHGATTVAATAHLAARLGIRLFATGGLGGVHRGARESWDVSADLAALSRTPVAVVCSGVKSILDVPATLEYLETLGVPVVGFGTDRFPGFYLSDSGYSLDWSLDDETQVARLMENLPAVGLERSGLVIANPVSPEDQLDPELHDEALKSGLEALERHGIRGREVTPFLLDHFLKVTGGRSLEVNEKIVRNNARLAARIAVVLASGV from the coding sequence TTGAAAGCAAGGATCGAAGCCAGCCCGGAGGTGGAGGAGGCCCTGCGGGAGGGCCGTCCGGTCGTCGCGCTGGAGTCCACCCTGATCTCTCACGGCCTGCCCCGACCGGACAACCTGCGCGTCGCCCGCGAGCTGGAGGAGATCGTACGAGATGAGGGTGCGGTTCCCGCGACCGTGGGCGTCGTCGATGGCGTCCCCAGGGTGGGGCTCGGGGCGGACGAGATAGAGCTTCTCGCAACCGCGGAGGAGGTGGCCAAGCTCTCGGCGCGCGACCTCCCCATCGCGGCGACGAAGGGCATCCACGGGGCGACGACCGTCGCCGCCACGGCGCATCTCGCTGCGCGCCTCGGGATACGGCTCTTCGCCACCGGGGGGCTCGGCGGGGTGCACCGCGGGGCGCGCGAGTCCTGGGACGTCTCGGCCGACCTCGCCGCCCTCTCCCGGACGCCGGTCGCCGTGGTCTGCTCGGGCGTGAAATCCATCCTCGACGTCCCGGCGACCCTGGAGTATCTGGAGACGCTCGGTGTTCCGGTGGTGGGGTTCGGAACCGACCGCTTCCCCGGCTTCTACCTCTCCGACTCGGGATATTCGCTGGATTGGTCTCTGGACGACGAGACGCAGGTCGCCCGCCTGATGGAGAACCTCCCGGCCGTCGGCCTCGAGCGCAGCGGGCTGGTGATCGCGAACCCCGTTTCTCCCGAGGACCAGCTCGACCCGGAGCTACACGACGAGGCGCTGAAGAGCGGTCTCGAGGCTCTCGAGCGCCACGGCATACGGGGCAGGGAGGTCACGCCTTTCTTGCTGGATCACTTCCTTAAAGTCACCGGGGGCAGGAGCCTGGAGGTGAACGAGAAGATAGTCAGGAACAACGCCCGCCTCGCCGCGCGCATCGCTGTCGTACTCGCGTCAGGTGTGTAG
- a CDS encoding ABC transporter permease, whose product MTDFVGQITPLLSGTISNATPLILTAVGAVFSERSGVMNIGLEGMMLISAFAGAVGGYFAGSVWVGLLFALLAGLVFALIHALMCVTFEADQIISGTAINLLALAAPGFIMLIIFGHKGTTPTVPNFNNLSIPLLSRIPFVGPALFDQDAIVYIMYLLIPLAYFVLFKTSFGLRLRATGESPESVDVAGISVSRMRYYGVAISGLMAGLGGLYLSTGLLSAFTENMTGGRGFIALAAMIFGRWHPIGATLAALLFGFAEAVATRYGQGFVPVEFSQMIPYVLTILVLAGVGGRAIPPAAIGRPYRKE is encoded by the coding sequence GTGACGGATTTCGTGGGTCAGATCACGCCGCTCCTCTCGGGGACCATCAGCAACGCCACACCGCTCATCCTCACGGCCGTCGGGGCGGTCTTCAGCGAGCGCTCGGGGGTGATGAACATAGGGCTCGAGGGGATGATGCTGATCAGCGCGTTCGCCGGGGCCGTGGGCGGGTACTTCGCCGGGAGCGTGTGGGTTGGGCTCCTCTTCGCGCTCCTCGCCGGGCTCGTCTTCGCGCTCATCCACGCGCTGATGTGCGTAACCTTTGAGGCCGACCAGATTATCTCCGGCACCGCCATAAACCTGCTCGCTCTCGCCGCCCCCGGGTTCATCATGCTCATCATCTTCGGGCACAAGGGCACCACGCCCACCGTCCCCAACTTCAACAACCTGAGCATCCCGCTCCTCAGCAGGATCCCGTTCGTAGGCCCCGCCCTCTTCGATCAGGACGCGATCGTCTACATCATGTACCTGCTCATCCCCCTGGCATACTTCGTGCTCTTCAAGACCAGCTTCGGGCTCAGGCTCAGGGCGACCGGTGAGTCCCCCGAATCGGTCGACGTCGCCGGGATCAGCGTGAGCCGGATGCGCTACTACGGTGTTGCGATCTCGGGGCTGATGGCCGGGCTAGGAGGGCTCTACCTCTCGACCGGGCTCCTCTCGGCGTTCACCGAGAACATGACCGGCGGGCGGGGCTTCATCGCGCTCGCGGCGATGATCTTCGGCCGCTGGCACCCGATAGGCGCCACCCTGGCCGCGCTCCTGTTCGGCTTCGCGGAGGCCGTCGCGACCCGCTACGGGCAGGGCTTCGTCCCGGTGGAGTTCTCGCAGATGATCCCCTACGTACTCACGATCCTGGTGCTCGCGGGCGTCGGGGGCAGGGCGATCCCCCCGGCGGCGATCGGTCGCCCCTACCGCAAGGAGTGA
- a CDS encoding Zn-dependent hydrolase: MEITENVDHGRAIAELKELAELTGGPGGARRVCWTDEWAKARRWLREKLDEIGCEVETDEAGNLWATVRGASERAVLLGGHIDSVPNGGWLDGCLNTIAAMETLRVLARRDELPVTVRLVDWADEEGARFGRSLLGSSACSGTLDPDEVRNLKDKDGIALPDALREHGVELEKMNESHRQLENAAAYLELHIEQGPVLERLDIPVGVVLGTFGVERHAISFTGQHAHSGSTPMDVRKDAFIAAARSAVAFRDDAARRDDVRATTGFVNVSPGIVTAFNGWCEMSLDQRALDAGVLSDMLAVAKENSERIAREEGCEVRWERLWRIEPRPFDEHLIEMAEEAVREVTGTSHRLPSGPLHDAAEMAPLMPTVMLFVKSLGGLSHTKEEDTPEEDIALAVQAFYRLAVKTVGWVAGGGGRR; the protein is encoded by the coding sequence ATGGAGATAACGGAGAACGTCGACCACGGGCGCGCTATAGCCGAGCTGAAGGAGCTCGCGGAGCTCACCGGTGGTCCCGGAGGGGCGCGCAGGGTCTGCTGGACCGACGAGTGGGCGAAGGCCCGCCGGTGGCTGAGGGAGAAGCTCGATGAGATCGGCTGCGAGGTCGAGACGGACGAAGCCGGCAACCTCTGGGCCACCGTGCGTGGGGCCTCGGAGAGGGCCGTCCTGCTCGGTGGGCACATAGACTCCGTCCCGAACGGTGGCTGGCTCGACGGCTGCCTGAACACCATCGCCGCGATGGAGACGCTGCGGGTGCTGGCGCGGCGGGACGAGCTCCCCGTGACCGTGCGGCTCGTGGACTGGGCCGACGAGGAGGGAGCACGCTTCGGGAGGAGCCTTCTGGGATCGAGCGCCTGCTCGGGGACGCTCGACCCCGACGAGGTGCGCAACCTGAAGGACAAGGACGGTATCGCGCTCCCCGACGCGCTCAGGGAGCACGGCGTCGAACTCGAGAAGATGAACGAGTCGCACCGGCAGCTCGAGAACGCCGCAGCCTACCTCGAGCTGCACATCGAGCAGGGGCCGGTGCTCGAGAGGCTGGACATCCCGGTCGGGGTGGTGCTCGGGACCTTCGGGGTCGAGCGGCACGCGATCAGCTTCACGGGGCAACACGCCCACTCCGGGTCGACCCCGATGGACGTGAGGAAGGATGCGTTCATCGCCGCCGCGCGTTCGGCCGTAGCCTTCCGGGACGACGCCGCCCGCCGCGACGACGTGCGCGCCACCACCGGCTTCGTCAACGTCTCGCCCGGCATCGTCACCGCGTTCAACGGGTGGTGCGAGATGTCGCTCGACCAGCGGGCCCTCGACGCCGGGGTGCTGTCGGACATGCTCGCCGTGGCAAAAGAGAACAGCGAACGCATCGCGCGCGAGGAGGGCTGTGAGGTGCGTTGGGAGAGGCTCTGGCGCATCGAGCCCCGTCCGTTCGACGAACACCTCATCGAGATGGCCGAGGAGGCCGTGCGGGAGGTCACCGGCACCTCGCATCGGCTCCCATCGGGGCCGCTGCACGACGCGGCGGAGATGGCCCCGCTGATGCCTACGGTGATGCTCTTCGTCAAATCCCTCGGGGGTCTCAGCCACACCAAAGAGGAGGACACCCCCGAGGAAGACATCGCGCTCGCAGTGCAGGCGTTCTACCGGCTCGCGGTCAAGACGGTGGGCTGGGTCGCCGGTGGAGGCGGGCGGCGGTGA
- a CDS encoding ABC transporter permease codes for MSAAGVTGSFARRLLVGSIRALLFPVVAIVLALVIGAIIVAATGNNPAAAYGALLDGAFGSAPAVGRTLVNATPLVLTGLAFAIPFRASMFNIGGEGQLFIGAITAAALGTTVAGSGVVWVAIIILACLAAGFLWGAIPGLLKARFGAHEVITTIMLNYVGINLAYWLAQHPFSGHGTVPGTGFVSARLAYLGGGLGQANYGSLVAILAAVAAYLLLWRTTLGYTLRAVGHSPEAARYAGMSLGLSTTLAMAIGGAFAAVGGGIEVIGTFGSMSVPFVSNLGFNGIGVAMLGRNHPAGIVLGALLLGALQGGAQQMQFATQVPLDLANVIIAIILLFVTAVGLVELLIGRKRLRAMLSGRRGKEA; via the coding sequence GTGAGCGCGGCCGGAGTCACCGGCTCTTTTGCCCGCCGGCTGCTCGTCGGGAGCATCCGGGCGCTCCTTTTCCCGGTCGTCGCGATAGTGCTCGCGCTCGTGATAGGGGCGATCATCGTCGCGGCGACCGGCAACAACCCGGCTGCGGCCTACGGGGCGCTGCTCGACGGGGCGTTCGGCTCGGCGCCGGCGGTGGGCCGGACGCTCGTAAACGCCACGCCGCTGGTCCTCACCGGGCTCGCCTTCGCGATCCCCTTCCGGGCCTCGATGTTCAACATCGGGGGTGAGGGACAGCTCTTCATCGGGGCGATCACCGCGGCCGCGCTCGGCACCACCGTCGCGGGGAGCGGGGTGGTGTGGGTGGCGATCATCATCCTGGCCTGTCTCGCGGCGGGGTTTTTGTGGGGGGCCATCCCCGGCCTTCTCAAGGCCCGCTTCGGGGCGCACGAGGTGATAACCACGATCATGCTCAACTACGTGGGCATAAACCTCGCCTACTGGCTGGCGCAACACCCGTTCTCCGGGCACGGCACGGTGCCGGGCACCGGCTTCGTGAGCGCCCGGCTCGCCTACCTCGGGGGCGGGCTCGGTCAGGCCAACTACGGTTCGCTCGTCGCCATACTGGCCGCGGTGGCGGCGTACCTCTTGCTGTGGCGCACCACGCTCGGCTACACGCTGCGCGCCGTGGGGCACTCCCCGGAGGCCGCCCGCTACGCGGGGATGAGCCTCGGGCTGAGCACGACGCTCGCGATGGCCATAGGCGGGGCGTTCGCGGCCGTGGGTGGCGGGATCGAGGTGATCGGGACGTTCGGGAGCATGAGCGTGCCGTTCGTCTCGAACCTCGGGTTCAACGGCATCGGGGTCGCGATGCTCGGGCGCAACCACCCGGCCGGGATCGTACTCGGGGCGCTCCTGCTCGGGGCGCTGCAGGGCGGGGCGCAGCAGATGCAGTTCGCGACGCAGGTGCCGCTGGATCTCGCGAACGTGATCATCGCGATCATACTGCTCTTCGTCACGGCGGTGGGGCTCGTCGAGCTCCTTATAGGCAGAAAACGCCTCAGGGCGATGCTCTCGGGCAGGAGAGGGAAGGAGGCCTGA
- a CDS encoding TIGR03842 family LLM class F420-dependent oxidoreductase: MDFGVTFQTDPPAWRIVELTRRAEELGFTHAWTFDSHILWQEPYVIHSQMLSATERIKVGPFVTNPATRDTTVTASIFATLNDMFGGRTVCGIGRGDSAQRVLGRKPTTLRQLEEAIHVIRELAEGREVEMPGGRVRIPWVRDGRLEVWVAGYGPKALDLIGRVADGFILQLADPVILRWTLSRVRESAEAAGRDPDEITICVAAPAYVGEDIAHQRDQCRWFGGMVGNHVADLVARYGEDGEVPRELTDYIKARKGYDYSHHGKADNPTTEFVPDEIVERFCVLGTAEEHVEKLKTLRDLGADQFNIYLMHDAMEQTLEAYGREVIPALAGEEVR; the protein is encoded by the coding sequence ATGGACTTCGGTGTAACGTTCCAGACGGACCCCCCGGCCTGGCGCATCGTCGAGCTGACCAGGCGCGCCGAGGAGCTCGGGTTCACCCACGCCTGGACCTTCGACTCGCACATCCTCTGGCAGGAACCCTACGTGATCCACTCTCAGATGCTCTCGGCGACGGAGAGGATCAAGGTGGGCCCGTTCGTCACCAACCCGGCGACCCGCGACACCACGGTTACGGCCTCTATCTTCGCCACGTTGAACGACATGTTCGGAGGACGCACGGTCTGCGGCATCGGGCGCGGGGACTCGGCGCAGCGGGTGCTCGGGAGGAAGCCGACGACGCTCAGGCAGCTCGAGGAGGCGATCCACGTCATAAGGGAGCTCGCCGAGGGACGGGAGGTCGAGATGCCGGGGGGCAGGGTGCGCATCCCCTGGGTGAGGGATGGGCGCCTGGAGGTGTGGGTAGCGGGCTACGGGCCGAAGGCGCTCGACCTCATCGGGCGGGTCGCCGACGGGTTCATCCTGCAGCTCGCGGATCCGGTGATCCTGCGCTGGACCCTCTCGCGGGTGAGGGAGTCGGCGGAGGCGGCAGGGCGTGATCCGGACGAGATAACCATCTGCGTCGCCGCCCCGGCCTACGTCGGGGAGGACATCGCCCACCAGCGCGACCAGTGCCGGTGGTTCGGCGGGATGGTCGGCAACCACGTGGCGGACCTGGTCGCCCGCTACGGGGAGGACGGGGAGGTGCCCCGCGAGCTCACCGACTACATAAAGGCCCGTAAAGGCTACGACTACTCCCACCACGGCAAAGCGGACAACCCGACCACGGAGTTCGTGCCGGACGAGATCGTCGAGCGGTTCTGCGTGCTCGGCACGGCGGAGGAGCACGTCGAGAAGTTGAAGACCCTGAGAGACCTCGGGGCGGATCAGTTCAACATCTACCTCATGCACGACGCGATGGAGCAGACGCTGGAGGCGTACGGGCGCGAGGTTATCCCTGCCCTCGCGGGCGAGGAGGTGAGGTGA
- a CDS encoding NCS1 family nucleobase:cation symporter-1 has translation MERDVAVGRREVERLEEEVGSSPLYNEDLAPTGAEQRTWTTYNIAALWVGMSVVITTYTLASGLMVAGMNWWQALLTVALGNVLVLIPMLLNAHAGTKYGVPFPVFVRSSFGVRGANFAAIARALVACGWFGIQTWIGGLAVDALATAAYGGWQDVPGHRFITFFVFWGVQVAVIMFGVEGVRRFESFAAPLLLMGGVVLLVWGFVAGGGVGHVFTASAKLQQSSTPFWSLFWTGLAANVGYWITLSLNIPDFTRYAKSQRAQVLGQVIGLPPTMTAFSFLGIAVTAATVVVFGKPIWDPVALTTKIAGGIPALLIAAMIIVAIAQISTNMAANVVSPSFDFSNLLPRYISFRTGGLITAVIGIISFPWVLYESASAYIFTWLVGYSSLLGAIAAVMISDYWIVRRRNLSVPDLYKTDGRYAYSGGWNWRAIVAVLVGVVPVIPGFVKAATTPNFGGVFQNPSLVESLYNYGLFFTFFAAGLVYVVLSYATGGIREPATESEREQEAT, from the coding sequence GTGGAACGGGACGTGGCGGTAGGAAGGCGCGAGGTGGAGCGGCTCGAAGAGGAGGTCGGCTCCTCACCGCTCTACAACGAGGACCTCGCTCCCACGGGGGCGGAGCAGAGGACCTGGACGACCTACAACATCGCGGCGCTCTGGGTCGGGATGAGCGTCGTCATCACCACCTACACCCTGGCCTCCGGGCTCATGGTCGCCGGGATGAACTGGTGGCAGGCGCTGCTCACGGTCGCGTTGGGCAACGTGCTCGTCCTGATCCCGATGCTCTTGAACGCCCACGCCGGGACCAAGTACGGGGTGCCCTTCCCGGTCTTCGTGCGCTCGTCGTTCGGGGTGCGGGGGGCGAACTTCGCCGCGATAGCCCGGGCGCTCGTCGCCTGCGGCTGGTTCGGGATACAGACCTGGATCGGGGGGCTCGCCGTGGACGCCCTCGCCACGGCCGCCTACGGTGGCTGGCAGGACGTCCCCGGGCACCGCTTCATCACGTTCTTCGTCTTCTGGGGTGTGCAGGTCGCGGTGATCATGTTCGGGGTCGAGGGTGTGAGGAGGTTCGAGTCGTTCGCCGCCCCTCTTCTTCTGATGGGCGGTGTGGTGCTCCTCGTCTGGGGGTTCGTCGCCGGTGGCGGGGTGGGACACGTCTTCACCGCCTCGGCGAAGCTGCAGCAGAGCAGCACCCCCTTCTGGTCGCTCTTCTGGACCGGGCTCGCCGCGAACGTGGGTTACTGGATCACGCTGTCTCTGAACATCCCGGACTTCACCCGCTACGCCAAAAGCCAGCGGGCGCAGGTCCTGGGGCAGGTCATCGGGCTCCCGCCGACGATGACCGCCTTCAGCTTCCTCGGGATAGCGGTCACCGCCGCGACCGTGGTGGTCTTCGGCAAGCCCATCTGGGACCCGGTCGCACTCACCACCAAGATCGCCGGGGGGATTCCGGCCCTGCTCATCGCCGCGATGATAATCGTCGCCATCGCCCAGATCTCGACGAACATGGCCGCCAACGTCGTCTCGCCCTCCTTCGACTTCTCGAACCTGTTGCCGAGGTACATCTCTTTCCGGACCGGCGGGCTCATAACGGCGGTCATCGGGATCATCTCGTTCCCCTGGGTACTCTACGAGAGCGCGAGCGCCTACATCTTCACCTGGCTCGTCGGCTACAGCAGCCTGCTCGGGGCGATAGCTGCGGTGATGATCTCGGACTACTGGATCGTACGCCGCCGCAACCTCTCCGTCCCCGACCTCTACAAGACCGACGGGCGCTACGCGTACTCCGGCGGGTGGAACTGGCGGGCCATCGTCGCGGTGCTGGTCGGTGTGGTGCCGGTCATCCCCGGCTTCGTCAAGGCCGCGACCACCCCGAACTTCGGCGGCGTCTTCCAGAACCCGAGCCTGGTCGAGAGCCTCTACAACTACGGTCTCTTCTTCACTTTCTTCGCCGCCGGGCTCGTCTACGTGGTGCTGAGCTACGCCACCGGGGGTATCCGCGAGCCCGCTACAGAATCCGAACGCGAGCAGGAGGCTACCTGA
- a CDS encoding ABC transporter ATP-binding protein: MSVDRDTERRSSGPPVVLEMRGVTKTFGSVVANDHISLVLHRGEVLGLLGENGAGKSTLMKILYGLYSPDEGEIFVDGERVEIRTPADAVRLGIGMVHQHFTLIPRLTVAENIVLGSEPRGRGGTLDMSGAIRATEELSRRYGLRVDPRARVADLSVGLQQRVEILKALYREARILVLDEPTAVLTPQETRDLFGVLKELVADGLSIIFITHKLEELFGVSDNITVIRDGRVVDTVRTSDSDARQLARLMVGRDVVLQVEKKPEVKGEALRLEARGLVVESEFGVGVRGVDLAVRAGEILGIAGVDGNGQTELAEALAGMRPVDSGGVYLDGEEVTHLGARERHERGLAYIPEDRREKGLVQEFTLAENYALKSYAKAPFSRWGWLFPGRMRREAEKQLRAFDVRPLDPDAPARTLSGGNQQKVILARELSGEPGVIIASQPTRGLDVGAIEFVHEMLLKQREAGKAVLLISMELEEVRSLSDRIAVIYDGRIVGELEADEATDEQLGLLMAGHSPEEAGLR; this comes from the coding sequence ATGAGCGTGGACAGGGACACGGAGCGGCGATCCTCCGGTCCTCCGGTCGTGCTCGAGATGCGGGGGGTGACGAAGACCTTCGGGTCCGTCGTGGCCAACGACCACATCTCGCTCGTGCTGCACCGCGGTGAGGTCCTGGGACTTCTGGGGGAGAACGGGGCGGGCAAGTCCACGCTGATGAAGATCCTCTACGGGCTCTACAGCCCGGACGAGGGTGAGATCTTCGTCGACGGGGAGCGGGTCGAGATCCGGACCCCGGCGGATGCGGTCCGGCTCGGGATCGGGATGGTCCACCAGCACTTCACGCTCATCCCGCGGCTCACCGTGGCGGAGAACATCGTGCTCGGCTCGGAGCCGCGCGGGAGGGGTGGGACGCTGGACATGAGCGGGGCGATCCGGGCCACCGAGGAGCTCAGCCGGCGCTACGGGCTCCGGGTGGACCCGAGGGCCCGGGTGGCGGACCTCTCGGTGGGGCTGCAGCAGCGGGTCGAGATCCTCAAGGCGCTCTACCGGGAGGCGCGCATCCTGGTCCTGGACGAGCCCACGGCCGTGCTCACGCCGCAGGAGACGCGGGACCTCTTCGGGGTCCTGAAGGAGCTCGTCGCCGACGGGCTCTCGATCATCTTCATCACCCACAAGCTCGAGGAGCTCTTCGGGGTGAGCGACAACATAACGGTCATCCGCGACGGGAGGGTCGTGGACACCGTGCGCACCTCCGACTCCGACGCCCGGCAGCTCGCCCGGCTCATGGTCGGGCGGGACGTGGTCCTGCAGGTGGAGAAGAAGCCGGAGGTGAAGGGGGAGGCCCTCCGGCTGGAGGCGAGGGGGCTCGTCGTCGAGTCGGAGTTCGGGGTGGGGGTCAGGGGCGTAGACCTCGCGGTGCGTGCCGGGGAGATCCTCGGGATAGCCGGGGTCGACGGCAACGGGCAGACCGAGCTCGCCGAGGCGCTCGCCGGGATGCGCCCCGTGGACTCCGGCGGGGTCTACCTCGACGGGGAGGAGGTGACGCACCTCGGCGCGCGGGAGCGCCACGAGCGGGGGCTCGCGTACATCCCGGAGGACCGCAGGGAGAAAGGGCTCGTGCAGGAGTTCACGCTGGCCGAGAACTACGCGCTGAAATCCTACGCGAAGGCGCCGTTCTCGCGGTGGGGATGGCTCTTCCCGGGCCGGATGCGCCGGGAGGCGGAGAAGCAGCTTCGGGCCTTCGACGTGAGGCCGCTCGACCCGGACGCGCCGGCCCGGACCCTCTCCGGGGGCAACCAGCAGAAGGTGATCCTGGCGCGCGAGCTCTCCGGGGAGCCCGGGGTCATCATCGCCTCCCAGCCCACCCGGGGTCTGGATGTGGGGGCGATAGAGTTCGTGCACGAGATGCTGCTGAAGCAGCGGGAGGCGGGCAAGGCGGTGCTCCTGATCTCGATGGAGCTCGAAGAGGTGCGCTCGCTCTCCGACAGGATCGCGGTGATCTACGACGGCAGGATAGTGGGCGAGCTGGAGGCCGATGAGGCGACCGACGAACAGCTGGGGTTGCTGATGGCCGGTCACAGCCCCGAGGAGGCGGGCCTCAGGTGA
- a CDS encoding BMP family lipoprotein, with the protein MIKRVGLLAVVVLLALVLAGCGSGGSASGGSSGGGSKASSGGKQASAGGNSKVKPAMNTDVGGLGDKGFNDAAYKGLKEAKKKLGVKIEVLQSSSPTDYQSNLSQLASSGYNPVYAIGFLQSDALKQVAKQYPKTNFAIVDSVVKAPNVASLVFKDNEGAYLAGVVAGDMTQIKTPYTNPKTKVVGFIGGQNSPLIRSFQAGFDAGVKSVCPDCKVINQYVGSTPDAFNDPATAKQIALNQISQGADIVYPAAGNSASGAFEAAREKHVFAIGVDQDQAPQFPKDPILTSTVKGVNNAVFQTIEDAAKGKFPAGKTIEFGLKNGGYKLAPFHRFSNLVPQKVKNDLKKAREGIISGKIKVPTTPSK; encoded by the coding sequence GTGATCAAACGCGTCGGGTTACTGGCAGTGGTGGTGCTACTCGCGTTGGTCCTTGCCGGATGCGGCTCCGGCGGCTCGGCGAGCGGCGGCTCAAGCGGCGGTGGCAGCAAGGCCAGCTCGGGCGGCAAGCAGGCGAGCGCCGGCGGCAACAGCAAGGTCAAGCCGGCGATGAACACCGACGTCGGCGGGCTCGGGGACAAGGGGTTCAACGACGCGGCGTACAAGGGCCTCAAGGAGGCCAAGAAGAAGCTCGGGGTGAAGATAGAGGTTCTACAGTCCAGCTCGCCTACCGACTATCAGAGCAACCTCTCCCAGCTCGCCAGCTCCGGCTACAACCCGGTGTACGCCATCGGGTTCTTGCAGTCCGATGCTTTGAAGCAGGTCGCCAAGCAGTACCCCAAGACCAACTTCGCGATCGTCGACTCGGTGGTGAAGGCTCCGAACGTTGCTAGCCTGGTCTTCAAGGACAACGAGGGGGCCTACCTCGCGGGCGTGGTCGCGGGGGACATGACCCAGATCAAGACGCCCTACACCAACCCCAAGACCAAGGTCGTCGGTTTCATAGGAGGGCAGAACTCGCCCCTGATCCGCAGTTTCCAGGCCGGGTTCGACGCTGGGGTGAAGTCCGTGTGCCCGGACTGCAAGGTGATAAACCAGTACGTGGGTTCGACCCCGGATGCGTTCAACGACCCGGCGACGGCCAAGCAGATCGCGCTCAACCAGATCAGCCAGGGGGCGGACATCGTCTACCCGGCGGCCGGCAACAGTGCCTCGGGGGCTTTCGAGGCGGCGCGTGAGAAGCACGTCTTCGCCATCGGGGTGGACCAGGACCAGGCCCCGCAGTTCCCGAAGGATCCGATCCTGACCTCCACGGTCAAGGGCGTGAACAACGCGGTCTTCCAGACGATAGAGGATGCGGCGAAGGGCAAGTTCCCCGCCGGGAAGACCATAGAGTTCGGGCTCAAGAACGGGGGCTACAAGCTGGCGCCGTTCCACCGCTTCTCGAACCTCGTCCCCCAGAAGGTCAAGAACGACCTGAAGAAGGCGCGCGAGGGGATAATCTCGGGCAAGATAAAGGTGCCCACCACGCCTTCTAAGTAG